In Castor canadensis chromosome 11, mCasCan1.hap1v2, whole genome shotgun sequence, a single genomic region encodes these proteins:
- the LOC109679136 gene encoding LOW QUALITY PROTEIN: rho GTPase-activating protein 27-like (The sequence of the model RefSeq protein was modified relative to this genomic sequence to represent the inferred CDS: inserted 1 base in 1 codon) has product MVEMIAKLTRRQSRALREQVDEPPEPVYANVERQPRATSPHAAAAPPSGPVWETHTDASTGRPYYHNPDTGVTTWESPFETAEGATGPATSPASVGSQESLEAEWGQYWDEGSRRVFFYNPLTGETVWEDEPEEEPEEEPQEEAEEELETQPCMSPGSPRDQRPPTPETDYPELLTSYPEEDYFPVGSFSEPGPTSPLTAPPGWSCHISPDKQMLYTNHFTQEQWVRLEDQHGKPYFYKPEDSSVQWELPQVPVPAPRNIHKSSQDSDTPAQVSPPEEKIKTLDKAGVLHCTKTVDKGKRLRKKHWITSWTMLEGGVLTFFKDSKTSAAGGLERHPSKLSTPEYTVELKGXLSWAPKEKSSKKNMLELRSRDGSEYLIQHDSEAIINTWHKTITLGIEELSADVPLGEESEISSGDFGSSERLGNWQEDDARQSAALSTASVESDLSRVRHKLRKFLQRRPTMQSLREKGYIKDQVFCCALAALCERERSPVPRFVQQCICTVEARGLDIDGLYRISGNLATIQKLRYKMDHDERLDLDDGRWEDVHVITGSLKLFFPELPEPLFPFSHFSQFIAAIKLQDHAQRSRCVRDLVRTLPAPNLDTLRVLFQHLCRVIEHGEQNRMSVQSVAIVFGPTLLRPETEETTVPMTMVFQNQVVELILQQCSEIFPPH; this is encoded by the exons ATGGTGGAGATGATTGCCAAACTGACCAGGAGGCAGAGTCGGGCTCTACGGGAACAG GTGGACGAACCCCCGGAGCCCGTGTACGCAAACGTAGAACGGCAGCCGCGGGCCACTTCGCCCCACGCAGCCGCTGCTCCTCCATCCGGCCCGGTGTGGGAGACGCACACGGACGCGAGCACCGGGCGCCCCTATTACCACAATCCCGACACGGGCGTGACCACCTGGGAGTCGCCCTTCGAGACTGCTGAAGGCGCCACCGGCCCGGCCACCTCCCCGGCCTCAGTGGGCAGCCAGGAGAGCCTTGAGGCAGAGTGGGGCCAGTACTGGGATGAGGGGAGCCGCAGGGTGTTCTTCTACAACCCGCTGACGGGCGAGACAGTCTGGGAGGACGAGCCAGAGGAAGAGCCGGAGGAAGAGCCCCAGGAAGAGGCCGAGGAAGAGCTGGAGACGCAGCCCTGCATGAGCCCTGGCAGCCCCAGGGACCAGAGG CCCCCCACCCCTGAGACAGACTACCCCGAATTGCTGACCAGTTACCCGGAAGAGGACTATTTCCCCGTGGGTTCCTTCAGTGAGCCTGGCCCCACCTCTCCCTTAACTGCACCCCCTGGCTGGTCCTGTCACATCAGCCCCGACAAACAGATGCTCTACACCAACCACTTCACCCAAGAGCAG TGGGTGAGGTTGGAGGACCAGCATGGAAAGCCATACTTCTACAAGCCAGAGGACTCCTCTGTTCAGTGGGAGCTGCCCCAG GTCCCTGTCCCTGCCCCACGAAACATCCACAAATCCAGCCAGGACAGTGATACCCCAGCCCAGGTCAGCCCTCCGGAggagaag ATCAAGACTCTGGACAAGGCAGGGGTGCTCCATTGCACCAAGACAGTGGACAAGGGGAAGCGGCTCCG GAAGAAGCACTGGATTACCTCCTGGACCATGTTGGAGGGTGGTGTCCTGACCTTCTTCAAGGATTCAAAGACCTCAGCTGCAGGTGGCCTTGAG AGGCACCCTTCCAAGCTCTCCACCCCTGAGTACACAGTGGAGCTGAAGG GCCTCTCCTGGGCCCCCAAAGAGAAATCCAGCAAGAAGAATATGTTGGAG CTGCGGAGCCGTGATGGCTCAGAGTACCTGATCCAGCATGACTCAGAGGCCATCATCAACACCTGGCACAAGACCATCACCCTGGGCATTGAGGAGCTG TCTGCAGATGTTCCCCTGGGAGAGGAAAGTGAGATCAGCAGCGGAGACTTCGGGTCTAGTGAGCGCCTGGGAAACTGGCAAGAGGATGATGCGCGCCAGAGTGCAG CACTGAGCACCGCGAGCGTGGAGAGCGACTTGAGTAGGGTCCGGCATAAGCTCCGCAAGTTCCTACAGAGGAGGCCCACAATGCAGTCGCTACGGGAGAAGGGCTACATCAAAG ACCAGGTGTTCTGCTGCGCACTGGCTGCCCTGTGTGAACGCGAGAGGAGCCCGGTGCCACGCTTTGTGCAGCAGTGCATCTGCACGGTCGAGGCTCGGG ggCTGGACATTGACGGGCTCTACCGCATCAGTGGAAACCTGGCCACCATCCAGAAGCTGCGCTATAAGATGGACCACG ATGAGCGTCTGGACCTGGACGATGGGCGCTGGGAGGACGTCCACGTGATCACGGGCTCCCTGAAGCTCTTCTTCCCAGAGCTGCCTGAGCCCCTTTTCCCCTTCTCACACTTCAGCCAGTTCATCGCGGCCATCA AGCTGCAGGACCATGCCCAGCGCAGCCGCTGTGTGCGTGACCTGGTGCGCACCTTGCCCGCCCCCAACCTCGACACGCTGCGGGTGCTCTTCCAGCACCTGTGCAG GGTGATCGAGCACGGGGAGCAGAACCGCATGTCGGTGCAGAGCGTGGCCATTGTGTTCGGGCCCACATTGCTGCGGCCTGAGACGGAGGAGACCACCGTGCCCATGACCATGGTGTTCCAGAACCAGGTGGTGGAGCTCATCCTGCAGCAGTGCTCGGAGATCTTCCCACCGCACTGA